A window of Peromyscus eremicus chromosome 23, PerEre_H2_v1, whole genome shotgun sequence genomic DNA:
TCCACTGAACAGCTAATAAGTGAATATCAGGGTAGACGGGGCTTCTGTCTCGCACGAATGTGGCTATGTGGGGCTTCAGAGAGTCTAGCATGTGtcaggagctcagcctggtcttTGGGCTCCTCGTCTAGCGTGTCTGTGAAATGGCTTTCCAGGTGGGTGTCACAGCTAGTGTTTACAGCCACCTGGGCTTCGGACCAGAGAGCTCCCTTTCCCCTCTAGGGAGCAGGGGGTCACATGGTCCTCAGTGCCTGCCAAGTCCCAGATCCTCATCTTGAGCAGAGCTGAGGGTTTCCCGGGGTGCTGgcactctgccccctcccccacaacgCCCCAATACCCAGGAAAGGAGTCTTCCACATGCCCCCTGCCGTGGTCCCACCTCACCTTCCCCGCAGAGGGCACTGTGGTCATCTGGGGCTGCATGGCGATCAGATCAGGGCCCGAACGGGTGTGTGGCAGCTGAGCCTGGTAGCGCTGTAGAAGCGTGTTCAGGACGCTTGACTCGTTAACACTGACCAGAGAAGCCAGGTCCTCGGCCTGGTCCAGCTCAGAGGGGTTGGCCTGCAGACATCACATAGGATCTCATCTGGCTTCCTCATCCCCTACCCCATCCACACCACCATGCATGCAGACATGTATGTGCAGAACGCCTGTACAaacacacctgcatgcatattTGTGCCCACACACGGCTTGGTCTTGTCATTTCAAAGCCACGTGACAAAGGCCAGCACACAGGAGGGGAAGTggaagcccctccccttgccctGCCTATCTCCTTTGCTTTTGGCCCCCTTCCTGGATGCACTGCCCGGTGAGGCCGATGATGTCTCCAAGATAGACCAAGGAAAGCCCTGAGCTCGTCATACAGTGGCTTCGGATGGGCACATGTCCCTTGTTATTATCTGCTTTTCTAGGTCTCAGAGAGGAGTGCCAGACATGCCCTGTGACACCCAGGGGTAGAAGCCAATGGCCAACTATCTCCTTCACCAAGGCTCCCTTGAAGATACGCACAACCCTCTACAAGAAAGGTTGATCCCCAAAGCACAAGCCATTGGAACCTACGCTACAATGGCAAGCTACCCATTTAACTGAGTTCCCTGGCATCCAGGCTGAAAAGGGAAGCATGTCTGTGGAACGATTTTTACAAAATGAAGAGTCGTTGGTTGCGTGGGTCAGCCAGAACTGCAGTGGCAGGCTGACAAGCCTGTCTTCACAGAGTCGAGAGGACACAGAGAGTGACCCGTCATGGAATACCACCGGCAGAGCATGACTCCCATAGTTTTCCCACAACCCCTCTAGACACCTGTAGGCAGGGTCAGGGGAGCCCGTTGCAGGGTGGGGATGGAAGGTACAGAGCCGTGATGGGAAGGAAGGGCGACTCACTCGGTGAACCTGCTCCTCATCCACCTCTGTGACAGTCTTGTCGGCATCGATACTAAGCCGCACCCTTCCGGGCGGCAGGTCAGCCGTCCCCTCATCTGGTTTGAGCACTGTCGCTGTGTGGGCAACCAGAGACAGGTAGAAAAGAggagggaacagaggggaggggagaaggggaagggaggggaggggaggggagaaggggaggggaggagagaaggggagggaaaggtCTCTGAGTCAGGCCAAGGAGCTGAAGACAGAACTTAGGACAGGCTCAAAGGTTCTCTTGGGTTGTGTCCGCATAAAGGGCCTCAGCTGTGACCCCCTAAGCTAACAGTTATCATGTGGGTTGCAACCTCTTGGGGGGTGgtgttgaacgaccctttcacaggggtcacctaaaaccatcagaaaacatgattcataacagtagcaaaactacagttatgaggtagcaatgaaaatcgttttatggttgggggtcaccacaacatgaggaactgtgttaaagggtcacagcgttaggaaggttgagaaccactgcactgagCCCTTTAGGGACAAAGGCTGAGTCTGACTGACGGGGCGGAGCACTGAGCGGGCCCCTCAGAGGGTGGTGCCCACTGACCCGCCCCACACCTAGGTCAGGACAGGACAATTGCCCTTGCAGCTCCGTGACAGTACAAATTGGTCCCTCTTCTCCGGAACACAGAATGACTTAGAGTGCAGCCTCCAGCCTCGGTCAACAAGCACCGTCTCgggagcgggggcgggggggatCTCTCTGCCTGTCGGCTCTGGACCCTGGTCCTGGCAGCGTTTTGGAATCCACGCCATGAGCTGCCTGTTCACTCCCAAGGCTCTGATGCCTTGGAACGCCCCACTCTGATCTCAGCgtctcctcctctacctcctcgcCCCAGAGTGAAATAAAACCGGCTGAGAACTGACGGCAGGACAGACGTGAGAAGAACAGAGTgggaccaccaccaccaaccccagGCAGGGCGGAACCCACTTACCAAGAGTGAACCCGTCCTTCTGCACCAACCACACTTTCTGTGCCTCATACCAACTCTCCTCCAGAGCCTGGGAGCAAAAAGAGCGTCACGTAACTGGCAACCATCACCAGCCCCGGGCTTGATGTGGGGACCCCAAACCGGGAGCTTCTCACGGAGCTGCCAGAGATCTCAACCTTCTAACGGAACCTCAGGCATGGGGCCTGAGAGAATTGTGGGTGGCATGGGACATGGCCAGCACTAGTAGCATTGGGGTGTGCGGGAACCACGGGAGAAGTCTAGCCCAGGCATGGGCTACTTGGAGCCTAGGGGCCTCACTTTTCAGAGAGgagctcttctggcctcctgacgAGCTGGGCTCTGGCCAGCCCTCTGCCCACCCTGTGGCCTCCCCTAGGGCACGTCCTTCCCATTCTTCATGCTCCACAGCCCACGACCCCTCACCTGGTCAGAGTCTCCACTCTGGCCCCCACGGCCTGGGTCCTGCAGGCCCGGCTCCTCCTCCACCGGCTTCTGCATAGAAGGCTTTTCCACTTGGATCTTGGGGGCAGACGCTACATGACCTTCTGCCCGAGGCTCCACAATGTCCACATCTTCCTCTGCGCGCACACAGGGCTCCTCCGCTCCCCGCACCCTGCTTCCTGGCTGGTCCTCCTTCCTTACAGCGTCTGCCACTGTCCCTTCCGTAGCTGGGGCCTCGCGGCTTTCCTCAGGGCTCTGAGTCGCAGCTGCCACCCCGGGCTGCTCCCGGTGTTCCTCTGGTGTCACCGGCTTCTTCTGGGGTTCCCctgccttttccttcctccctggaGCCTCCTGCTGCTGCCCCCTGGGCTCTGCTGTGCCTTGGCGGTCACCCATCTTCTCGTCCCCACATCGAGgttccctctctctgttcttaCTCTGAGGACTGCCCCACTTGCTCCTTGGGCCCAGGGGACCTCCCCACTTCCTCGTGGGGACTGGGGGCTCCATGGGTCTCACTTCAGCGCCTGCATCCTTGGGTCCACCCCCCTTTTCCATCTTCTTTGGACCaccccctccttctttctctgatGTCCCCTCTTGTCCCTTGTTTCCTGCCCCCTGGGCTGGGGACCCGGTCCCCTGCCCCTCCGTGCTCTGGGACTCACATTCTTTTTGCCCTTTAGTCTGGGGGTCCCGGCTCCTCTTTCCCTCCGTGCCCTGACACTTCCCACCTTTTGTGCCCTGGCCTGTGTCTCCGTCACCCCTAGTCCTGGTCTTCTCTGGTATGGGTGCCCGGGGGCCACAGGGAGTCCCCGTGGTTGTCTCCTCCTTTGTCCCTCCAGGGTCTGTGTCTGGAGCTGGGGTCTTGTCCGAGGGGGTGTCACGAGGTTGAGTCTTCTGCTCTGGCTTGGCCAGCTCCGGATCTAGCTTGGCCACCATCAGCAGCACATCACCCCTCCTCACGCCCCTCTTGAAGGGCAGTGTCCTTTTGGCTGGTGTTCCTGCGGGACCCGACTCCTGCGGCCGCTCCCCAACAGTGCTGGTCACAGACACGGCGTTCTTGTCTTCAGCCCCTGGGGGCTCCCTGCCTGGAATGTCTGCACTCTTCGTGGTGGCTGATGGGCTGTCCTGGGAAGTCTGCCGGCTTCCAGGCTTGGGAACAGGGTTGGTCTTGTTGGCTTGGTTAGTGGGAACTTCTGGGGTCTAGGAAAGAGACCACGACATATACATAGGATGACTCAACAGAGGCCGTTCATTCCCAGGTTCACCCACCTAAAGATGCCCAAACCCTTCTGAAAAGGCAGAATCTGTGCTTGGCAGTGAACTTCAGCCTAGACAGAGGCTGAGGACCAACAGAATCAGGGGAAGGAAGGTGGGCTCAGGAGTCCAACAGAACAAGTTCAactccacctctgcctctctccactgtGTGTTGTCGGGTAAATTCCCTCCCCTCTCTGagccaatttcttttctttctttctttctttttttttaaagatttatttatttatcatgtatacagtattctgcctgcatgtgtccctgcaggccagaagagggcaccagatctcattacagatggttgtgagccaccatgtggttgctgggaattgaactcaggacctctggaagagcagtcggtgctcttaaccactgagccatctctccagcctcgagCCAATTTCTTATCAATAACGTGAGGATCATAAAGACCTGCCTTGCAGGGTGGGTGTTAGGACTGGTGGTGGCCCAGCACACAGTCAGTCCTCAGGAGCTGTTGCTGATGTAGCAGTTGTTATTTCTATAGCAATCCTCCTGATGAGATCATCGGTAGGGGACATGTTCTCATCATGGCCCTGGTGCTGGGCAGCTGTGGCCCACTGTCTCCTATCTTCTGTGAGCTTTGGTCctcccagcccccctccccaagCATGCTGTTTAGGTGGTTGCAGGGTGACCCTGGAAAGGCCTTCTGGAATCTCAGAGCGGGAAACAGGAGGCAGCGCCCACTCCAGCCATCCTGGGTTCTCACACCCGCTGTCCACTCCATCCAACCtcccacccatcccccacccaTCAGCTAATTGTCATTTTACAACCGATCAGGACGTGACAGCCACCCCAAGTCTACAGGAAGTTCACCAACACGCTCTCAGTGAGGTTCCTCCAAGCCTCTTCAGGGTCAGTTTGTCTCCACTCACCCGACATTCTGGCCACGCTGGATACCTTCTGGTCCCTGGCCCGCCCACCCCTTCCCTGCACCCTCAGGCTTGCTCATGCTGATCCTGATGCCCAGCAGGCatgccctttctcctccctccctgtctgttCTGTTTCCTGTACCTCACCCACATGACCTGCTCGCCACCCGCCCCGGGCAGCTCCAGAGATGGGGCTTTGcatggcctggctctgcctctatcTGGTCTTGTGACCTTGGGGAAAGTGTCTTGCCCTCTCTGGGCCTCGGTCTCCACCTCTGATAAATGGGTATGACTCCCATCCCCACTTGTGCACTGAGTTTTAAACAGGGCCATGAGCACAAAGCGGGCGTTGTTTGGTGATAGACAGGAACATTCTTCATGACCACTTCCCTATCCACCGGGTGTGCCATGGCCTCTGTGTATGCTTTAAGTCAGGCAGGGGCAGGCACAGGGCCCAGCTATCCTGTTATCCTCTTCCATGAGACCAACCACTATCCCCACAGCTGCTGTTAGGTGTTTGTGAGTGGCTtgcagacacagagaaacctctgtCATTAGACAGGTGTAAGCACATGTAGCATAGATGAACTGAGGCGGCGCCCAGGATGGTTTTATAATCCCTGATCCTCCCAGCCCAATCCTGACATCACTCTCTTCACCTCAAGAGGGCGCTCTAGAGGCACCAGGATCGGGTGCCCTGTCTGCCTAACACAGGGGTGCTCCCAGGGGGCACTGTACTCCAAGCCTGCCTCCTGGTGTCCAGCCTTGGGATCCTGCCCAGGCTTTGGGGGTCCCTGGATATGGACAGTGGGGAGGTGACACTGGCCCCTTCCATGGGCTGGTTTTGGCTGACGATGCCCATTGGTACCATTCAGAACAACGAAAGTTCTGTGGTGCACACGCCACCAATCAGAAGGAAGAGCATATGGAGGCAGCGCCCAGGCTCTCCAACCTGGCTGGGATTAACCCTTTACTTATTGGGTGATGGATGTTCCAAGAGACTTGGGAGGGGGCTGAGAGAGCTGCAGCCAGAGGTCACTAGGGCGTGGGACCACCGGCACCCGTGCCTGACCCAGGAGGGTGCTGATGCTTCGGCCTCAGGCTATCCCAATAAGTGCTAGGCCTGCATCTTGTCTGCTTTAAGGAATCAACTGAGCCAGGCTCCACAGCCAGGCCTAGAACCAtggctactcaggaggctgatgcgggagaagttccaggcctgcctgggacaaggagcaagttcaaggcccgAGAGCTACTCGGGGTACAGAGCTGAGTGAGAGGCAGTGGCTGCTGTCAGGGATAAAACATGGGATTGAACGAGTGCCGTGTGGTTTCGAGGAAAGCGAGCGTGGGTGATTCAGGGGGAATACAGCAATGTGAGTGCCTCCAGGGGTGGGCAATTGGAGATGGGTTTCTCAGCTTACAGAGGAGCTCATTTGTTGAAGGAAAACAGTGGGACAGCAGGACCGAAGATGGAATGACTGACTcgggacaggagggagggaacCCAGTgccgccaccccccaccccccacccccactcccccaagccCTCACCCccgtggcacatacacacacaccaccacctaCTTCTCCTTCTGGGGAGGCGAGTGCTGCCTCTTTCCTCCGTCTGGCCTCTTTggactctttctctgtctctcgaACCAGCTGCTTGATGAAGCCCCCAGGGATGACAGAgaacaggggaggtggggaggacggAGGGGGACTCTTGTCCTCTTCTCGGATCTGAGTGTGGAGAGGGCAGAGAGTGAGTCTTCGGGGCCAGGGCCCCCTTCGGACAGTCTGTGATACAGCCTGGGGGTTGCCTAGGGGACAGCTCGGGAGGAAACAGAAGGGCTCTGAGGGaccccaggaggctgagacagcacGGGGAGAGAGAATGGATGGGCCCATGACAGCAGCGGCTACACGGCCTGGAGAATCTCCTCCTGAGAGGAACTCAAACCTTCAAAGCTACAGGGGTTCTTTCCTGCTCTCAACGCAGCATTTGGGATGTCAAGAGGGGTGGGTCACACACCAGACTCCCGGGCTCTAGTGCTCCTGGCCCTGAGGGGGCACTGGAGAAATTCTGGGAGACGATGCCCTTCCCACTTAACACAAGGATACTCCCAGGGTGCACTGCACTCTAAGCTTGCTTCTGGGGTACCAGAAGCTTGAAGAAGCCTCCTGGGGACTTGTAATAGATTATTCCTGTGTGCCAGGGCCACAGGAGGTGGGGAAGATCCTTAGCCAAGGCCTAGGCAGCTGGCTTTTCCTATCTGTGTCTGTAGATCTATCCAACCAtggaccccccccaaaaaaaaatatttgagagaaaaataaaaacatcaatacaaagggaagaaaaagggcAGGAAAGAAGGGGgtagggaggagaagagaagggtggggaagagaggagaagggggcACAGAGACAAAGGAGCCCTCTGGGCATCCTATAAAACGTGTACATGGGAAGAAATGGTGGCCAGAGTAAGAGCCCTTTTCCAGGTCTCAGCAGAAAAGGTCCACAGAAACCCTCCAGCAGTAGGCTGGCAGCCAACAGCCCACCTCTgctccctgtctcctcccacccaccccagtgCTCATCCGGCTGTGCCACCATCATCCCCAGCCTCCTGCTAAGGAATGAGACAGGGCAAGGCAGGTGCCAGGTGCAGAAGGAGTCACCAGGCTGGGCTGTCACTCTGCCTGAGGTGGGAAGGTGTGATTTGGGCCACCCAGGCCGTGACCCATCTAGCCAGGGTGGAGTCCGGCCCTGTGGACACAGCCCCCCAAACACCACTTTCCTTCTGCTCCCACAGGGCGAGGCGTGACGATATGGCCATGGCGGCAGAGCAGTCTGGACTGCAGGTGACGAGATGAGGTTGTGCTCCTGAGGCTGGCACGGAGTGAAGTTTCACAGGCTCCTGGAGAGCACGGGATGAGTGGACACTGGCCTGACACCCTGAcacagagaggggagaagagagactgGTTAGAACCGGCTCCACTCTGCTCCTGCCACTGCCAGCACCACGCGGGGAATGAACAGCGTTGTCCCATCCTCTCCTAGGACAGCCATCCATCCCATGAGAGTGTGCGTGCCCAGCAGTGAGGCTGCCAGCTACACAGCGGACAGTGTGTGAGATTCTCTTCCTCTCGACTCCACACCGTAGCTTCATATGGaaggagacacacacatggtCTTGTGTGCGTGTGACTTCTAAGCATTTACACAGAGACCGTGCCTGCCTAAGCAGCATGGTGACCAAGTTCCAGAAGAGACAACTTAGCTCAGGgtggtggagaggagaggagttTCGGCTGTAGGGTGGTGCAAAGGAACTTTCTGGAAGTCATGGACTATCCCATATCCTGGCCCAAGTGAGTTACACATGAACTCCATCTCACAGAACCATTAAGATGGTCGTTTgcatcaaaattccagcacaatttCTTCACAAACGttgaaaaaaaagtcagtgttcataaggacacacacacacacacacacacacacacacacacacagagacatacacacacaccaggatagctaaaacaatcctaaataataaaagaactgcggGGGGCATCACCATCCCCAACCTCAAGTGTTACTACAGAACTATAATAATGAAAACAGCATGATACTGGCACAAAGCAGACATGTTGGTCTGTGGAATCAAATGGAAGATTCAGACAGAGGTCCACACTCCTATGTATACCTGATTtttcataaagaataaaaaatatatactggaaaaaaagacagcatcttcagtaaacgctggtcaaactggatggctgcttatggaagaatgcaaatagatccatacctatcaccttgcacaaaactcagctccaaatggccgagaactaaagaaatgttcaacatccttagtcatcaaggaaacgcaaatcaaaatcactttgagatttcatcttacacctgtcagaatggccacgATCAATAAAACAGATgagcaaatgctggtgaggatgtgggggaggggcacacttattcattgctggtgggtgtgcaaactggtacagccactgtggaaatcagtgtgacagttcctcaggaagctgggaatacaTCTACCTCAGAatctagctctcccactcttgggCATAACCCAGAGGACTCTACATCGTACTACAGAGACACTCGTTCATCCATGTCCATTGCAGCTCTATTCATAACAGTCAGAAATCAGAAACAgcccagatgtccatcaactgatgaacgGATAaatggaaaatgtggtacatttacacaacggaaTGTTATTCAgctgacaagaaaacaaaactatgaaaTTTTCAAGCAAATGAATAGATCTAGAAacaatcatcccgagtgaggtaacacagatccgaaaagacaaacgtggtaagttttctctcatatgtggacgCTGACTTTTAAGCTTTCAATATGCCTGctataatcaaaaaaaaaaaaaacccacagaggtTGGATACCTAGTAAGGGTTTAGGGGGAGGAGAGGGTatcccaaggaaggggaaatagaacacagtgttctgaagagaaaaaggggaaTCAAAACAGGGGGATTAAATGGGGGAGCAGGGTAAAAGAGGGGATATGAGGAGGGGCAACTAACACTAACAGCCTTTTGAAAATCCATATGGGAACCTACTACTGTAAAAACATCCTAAAATACATATGTAAATTAAAAGAATCTAAATGGAGCCCCAACTATATGCTACCAAGTCAAACCGCCATTgctaggaatgggttacatcttgtggagttgttggccaaaggggtcccaggGACTCCTCCAAACATCCCAGGCTATTGCTGAGACCCTGTTGCTGATGTCAACACTGACGTCCCCAAACACAGAGACATCAAACTGGTGCCTAGCTAGAAGCTTCACTCCTGCCGACCAGAGGTCACAGTGCTGGAAGGGACTCTGTACCCTACCGGAGAAGGGTACTCATCAACACAACCCAGCCATAAACCCTGAGACCTCTAATAGTGGCCTGCCTGTAAGATATACTGGTGTAATAGTGGTGCAAATGTGACCGGAGAAACCAACCACATTTTTGCTGGATTTCAGGCCCGCTCCACGAAATGGAACCCATAGCTGATACTAATAAAGTAGTCGAGAACCTGAAACTAAATAGGCCATGGGCCTGGGGGTGAAACCTTCGTTCTGTTACCCCGATAAATGAGCATAACCATGAAATGACTCGCAATGACATTCTGTCACACCCCGAGCTcggtgtcttgctcagccatcgtcagagaagcttctccttgcggtagatgggaactaacacagagacccacgactggacaatgtgcagagagcgAGGGACTTTGGAGAGCTCAGTGCTACATGGGACGACGTCTCCATCCaacccctcagggctcagggacccgtgtggaagaggaaagggaaagatggCCAGAGCCAGTGGTGATGGATGACACCAATGACATGGAGGAACAGCATctcccagacacagcaggacGATGGCACACGAACTCACAGAAACGGTGAGGGCGCAGCGGGGTCCCCacactgagatggggaagaggacacgggctcccacccctaaccaagaagttcTTTGTACTCAACACCCACCGACAAAGGAAGACtcggttttctccaatggagtctcttTGAACACATCAACCAGTCTCCAGGGCAGACCCCATGCCCAGGGATAGGTGGCCAAGACAAAAGGAGCTCAGTGCTATTTTTGTTGACTTGCTTCATTCTGTTttaactggcttttttttttttttttttgtattattggtcttttccttgtttgttttgatttgggggtTTTTGGAGGGGGTgaatttgttattgttgtttcttgtttgttttgttttcttatttttgagagagaaagagagggagagggaacatAAAGATGGGTGGGATGGGAGGTAgggagatctgggaggagtttggagAGGGGAAATACgatcaaaatacatgaaaaacttttcattaaaataaaagacaaggCATTTGGCTGTAGGTAAATCAGACCTCAGCTAGGATGGTGGGAATGCACAGACACTGTGGAGATCAGTGTGCAGGGTCCTCTAAACCCTGAAAATGGAACGACCACACCAGCCAGCCACGTCTCCTGGAACTGTGTCTGCAGGGCTTACATCAACAGATCAGAGAGACTCGCACCTCCAGGTTTACCGCTGCACGGGCCCCAGAAGCCCATCAGGAGAGGGATAGGTAAAGAAATGTGGTCCATATGCACAGGGCCATTTCATGCTGCCATGCAGAAGGACAGgattatgtcatttgcaggagAAAGGACACATCTGGAGATCAGCGCGTAGAAGGCTCGGAAAGAGACAGCTTGGATTTGCTCTCATTTCCGGATCCTATACTTTCCATTGATATGTAAGATCATGCACGTGTATAGAATTTGAAcgtggaaggaagaaggaggtgcgtgctcatgtgtgtgaacatgtatcCTAGAGATTTTtcgttgttttgtcctatttttttttctgtttcctttttttgttttgttttgttttgtttttgtttttcgagacagggtttctctgtgtagttttgcgcctttcctggaacttgctttgtagaccaggctggcctcgaactcacagagattcgcctgcctctgcctcccgagtgctgggattaaaggcgtgcgccaccaccgcccggcccttttttttttttttttaaattttcacttatGCCAGGACTCAATATCTCTTCTTTGCTCAGCTCTGTAAGTTAGGAAAATTTGTTCAGAGTGTTGTGTTgtacaataatttaaaaagcaaagaggaggacaaatatctctctctctctctctctctctctctctctctctctctctctcacacacacacacacacacacacacacacacacacacacacacacacaccagagcctTCTTGGTTTATGGCTTCCTACAGCCTCATGGGTCTGGAGCTTGGCTATAAGGACAATGCACAGGCATCTGCAACCCACAGCCATGGGCACTGCGGAACACTGGGACCCCAGTCTCCCCTCACATCTCTTTCTGACTCAGCCCCCAGTGATGCCTGGTGAGGGGTCTGACCTCGTTCTCAGACAGCCTGGCCCCAGACCTTGGCAGCTGCCACACACAGGGCTTGGGTGCAGGGAGCTGGCTGCCCAGCAGTCACCAGGGAGTCTCTGGCTGGGCTCCCAGCTCCCTCCATAGCTGggcaaggcagaaactcaagttTCAAGGAGCTAAGAAGGAACATTCAGGCTTGATGAGACCACATGCcagaagggaggctgggaaatgacCACGTGCAGGTGGCCAGAGCAGCCCGGTCTTTGCCTACGGAAAAATCTCCACGGTGTGAGCTCAGTGTGCAGCTAGCACGAGGCCACCCCCTTCCCCACACTGGGTCCCTTGGGAGACACTGGAGAGTGTCCTGGTGACTCACAGGCTCTGAACTCAGGAGCTGAGCCCAGGGTATGAATAGGTCTGACGTGATACTGGCTGTTCTGGCCACCATGCCCTCTCCAGCTCTGGCCAGGGCCCTGAGATGAAATCACTCTCCCTCTGGAGGCTCAAGGAACACTGGCTGAGACAGCTCTCCCCCAGGTCTCAGCGGGTGTCCCTGTGCCCAGCCCCCGACCCCACCCGCAGGCTCTGGGCCAGCCTCACTGACTGGGGCTAGGAGTCCATTGTGCTGCAAGGACCCGGCTTGCCTTAATCTACACGGTGTTCCCATGTCACCGTCCCTTCCAGGCCTGACCCACACAGGCAGTCAGATGCCAATTTAAGCAGCTCCCAATGCTGACTCTGGAATCCTGCGCCCTCTCCGGACTCCTCTGTGGGGGAGGGCTGGTGAGAGGAGCCCAATCCCCAGATCTGTAAGTGAACTGGAACATTTTCCACGTTCAGGCAGGACCTGAAGGGCCCACCATGGTCCTCTGCGCTTCCCCCACCACCCATGGTGTCCAGTCTCCACAATGTCGCCACTGAGTTCATCTACCTCCTGAAATAAATGCCCAAGTCCTCCTGGGGACCAAAGAGTCCCTCCTGACCACCTGC
This region includes:
- the LOC131898539 gene encoding unconventional myosin-XVIIIb-like, with translation MAISSRLALWEQKESGVWGAVSTGPDSTLARWIREEDKSPPPSSPPPLFSVIPGGFIKQLVRETEKESKEARRRKEAALASPEGETPEVPTNQANKTNPVPKPGSRQTSQDSPSATTKSADIPGREPPGAEDKNAVSVTSTVGERPQESGPAGTPAKRTLPFKRGVRRGDVLLMVAKLDPELAKPEQKTQPRDTPSDKTPAPDTDPGGTKEETTTGTPCGPRAPIPEKTRTRGDGDTGQGTKGGKCQGTEGKRSRDPQTKGQKECESQSTEGQGTGSPAQGAGNKGQEGTSEKEGGGGPKKMEKGGGPKDAGAEVRPMEPPVPTRKWGGPLGPRSKWGSPQSKNREREPRCGDEKMGDRQGTAEPRGQQQEAPGRKEKAGEPQKKPVTPEEHREQPGVAAATQSPEESREAPATEGTVADAVRKEDQPGSRVRGAEEPCVRAEEDVDIVEPRAEGHVASAPKIQVEKPSMQKPVEEEPGLQDPGRGGQSGDSDQVRGRGLWSMKNGKDVP